Proteins from a genomic interval of Spartobacteria bacterium:
- a CDS encoding bifunctional folylpolyglutamate synthase/dihydrofolate synthase, whose product MQNKYSTMDKDALLDAIYRRTSHGVRPGTKVIRTLCEALKLSPLPYLVVHVAGTNGKGSVCTMLEGMLRAQGLRTGQYASPHLVRVNERFRVNGTIVGDAIMLDAIQSVLEADEVCQEQGQRPATFFEITTAAAFLIFAREKVHIAVVETGMGGAWDATNIVTPLVSVITRIGFDHINFLGRTLKEIAKEKSGIIKKGRPAVLGAMPDEAEAVMEVQSNSCRAPLLYTRDHISIRLVSQSIEGLELEVETQQLNVGTVRLPMGGIFQIENVATAILAFFTILDQLGMTINPDIIKQGLGDIHWPARFQLLSRNPVIILDGAHNACGMTALFQTMEKIIHNDKTPVGMIIGMLEDKDTHALARIASDHASRFWAVTPHSPRAFAADLLCQKLTTASARQVHCCDDLPQAWNKAISWARSCQGIVLVAGSLYLAGEVLSLIEQGVIHCED is encoded by the coding sequence ATGCAAAACAAGTATTCGACGATGGATAAAGACGCGCTCCTTGACGCTATTTATCGTCGCACCAGTCACGGCGTCCGACCCGGGACAAAAGTCATTCGGACTTTATGTGAGGCCTTGAAGCTTTCACCCCTGCCGTACCTGGTCGTACATGTGGCCGGCACCAACGGCAAAGGATCGGTCTGCACCATGCTGGAAGGGATGCTGCGGGCTCAGGGTTTACGGACCGGGCAATATGCATCCCCTCATCTCGTTCGCGTGAATGAACGCTTCCGTGTCAACGGCACCATCGTCGGTGATGCCATCATGCTGGATGCCATTCAATCGGTGCTGGAAGCGGATGAAGTGTGTCAGGAACAAGGTCAGCGGCCCGCAACATTTTTCGAAATCACGACAGCCGCCGCTTTTCTCATTTTTGCCCGTGAAAAAGTGCATATCGCCGTCGTTGAAACGGGTATGGGCGGAGCATGGGATGCAACAAACATCGTTACACCACTGGTTTCAGTCATTACCCGCATAGGATTCGACCACATTAATTTTCTCGGACGAACCCTCAAAGAAATTGCCAAAGAAAAAAGTGGAATCATCAAAAAAGGACGCCCCGCCGTTCTGGGCGCCATGCCCGATGAAGCAGAAGCAGTGATGGAGGTTCAGTCGAATTCCTGCCGCGCACCCTTACTCTATACGCGCGATCACATTTCCATCCGGTTGGTTTCGCAATCCATCGAAGGATTGGAGCTGGAAGTCGAAACACAGCAGCTCAATGTGGGAACAGTCCGCCTGCCCATGGGCGGAATATTTCAAATCGAAAATGTGGCGACGGCCATTCTCGCCTTTTTCACCATATTAGATCAGCTGGGAATGACCATTAATCCTGATATCATTAAACAGGGATTGGGTGATATACACTGGCCTGCGCGCTTCCAGTTACTATCTCGAAACCCCGTTATTATTCTCGACGGAGCACACAATGCATGCGGGATGACGGCCCTCTTCCAGACCATGGAAAAAATCATTCATAACGATAAAACGCCTGTGGGTATGATCATCGGGATGCTGGAAGACAAAGACACCCATGCACTGGCACGCATAGCATCCGATCATGCCAGCCGATTCTGGGCGGTGACCCCCCATTCACCACGGGCCTTTGCGGCCGATCTTTTATGCCAGAAACTTACTACAGCCAGTGCCAGGCAGGTACACTGCTGCGACGACCTTCCTCAAGCATGGAACAAAGCCATCAGCTGGGCCCGTTCATGTCAGGGCATCGTACTCGTTGCCGGATCACTTTATCTTGCCGGCGAGGTATTATCGCTGATTGAACAGGGAGTTATTCATTGTGAAGACTGA